The following DNA comes from Paracoccaceae bacterium Fryx2.
AAGGGGGACCGGCGCTACAAGCTCCTTCTGACCCAAGGTGACCGCGCGACCCTGCTGGCCATCATGCAGCAAAAACCTATGCCCGATGATGGGTCCATGCGGGTGATGCAGAACTTTGCTTTCTTTGAAACCCGGATCGCGGGAATGAATGGAGATCTGAAAGCGCTCTGCGAGGGGCTGGCCAAGCTGATGGTCGTGGACATTTCACTGACCCGCGATCAGGACAACCCGCAGCTTATTTTCGAGAGCATGAACTCTACAGGCCGTGAACTGAGCCAGGCGGACCTGATCCGCAATTTCGTTCTGATGGGGTTGGAGCCGGACCATCAAAGCCAGATATATGGGGACCACTGGCACCCAATGGAGGTCAGCTTTCCCCAAGACGGTTATGGCGCGCACTTTGACGCCTTCATGCGGCATTACCTGACCTTGCGGACTGGCGAGATTCCGAACCTGCGCGACGTCTATACCGCGTTCAAGGACTATGCTCGTGAACCCATAGTGGCGACGGCAGGAGTGGATGCACTTGTCGAGGATATTCATGCCTTTGCCCGGCATTACAGTCGTATGGCGCTGGGGAAAGAACCTGACCCAGACCTCGCCGTTGCATTCCGGGATCTGCGAGAGCTGAAGGTCGAAGTTGCCTTTCCGTTCCTGCTCGAACTGTATCACGACTTTGTAGCAGGCCTATTGCCAAAGCCTGATTTTCTGCGTGCCGTTCGCCTGATCGAAGCCTACGTTTTTCGACGCGCCATCTGCGCCATTCCCACGAACTCATTGAACAAGACCTTCGCAACCTTTGGCCGAGTATTGCGGAAGGACCGCTATCTGGAGAGCATCGAAGCGCACTTCATGACCATGCCCTCGTATCGACGCTTTCCCGATGACGAAGAGTTCCGCCGCGGCATGGCCCTTCGCGATCTCTACAATTTCCGTAGCCGGTCCTACTGGTTGCGCCGTCTCGAAAACTTTGATCGCAAAGAGCGCGTTGCTGTCGATGAGTACACGATCGAGCATATCATGCCGCAGAACGAGAACCTATCGTCTGCTTGGCGCAATGCGCTCGGGCCGGACTGGAAAAGGGTGCAGGAAACCTTGCTGCATACGGTCGGGAACCTTACGCTCACAGGCTATAACGCCGAATATAGTGATCGACCGTTTCCCGAAAAGCGGGACATGCATGGCGGATTCCGAGAAAGTCCCTTGCGCCTAAACGAGGGCTTGGCTGCGATTGATACTTGGAATGAAGATGCAATCGCGAAGCGGGCTGAGCGACTGACCGGCATCGCGGTCAAGGTCTGGGATGCGCCACAGCTGTCGCCTTCGGTCCTTGAAGGCTATCTGCCCCAAGCGGACCGCACAACGGAATACACACTTGCGGACCACCCGACTGTTGATGAGGGCGGATTGATGCAGCCACTGTTTCAGGCGCTGCGTCGGGAAATCTTAGCGCTTGATCCCTGCATGACCGAGGAGATCGTCAAATCCTATATCGCCTTCAAGGCGGAAACGAATGTGGTCGACGTCGTGGCGCAAGCGCGGCGGCTACGATTGTCGCTGAACATGAAGTTTCACGATCTTCGCGATCCAAAGGGGATCACTCGGGACATGACCAGCATTGGCCACTATGGCAATGGCGATGTCGAGGTTGCCATCAAGGACTTGGACGAACTGCCCTATGTGATTGGTCTGATCCGCCAGTCGCTGGAGCAGCAGATGGTGAGTTCTGAGGAATAAGCTTGGTTCTGGTCAGACGCAATTAAACCAGAGCATTGCGGTTTGCAGCAGTTGTTCATAGTCGCCAGCCATGGCCTCGGCCATAAAGGTGGCGATTGAGTCATCGGGCAGCTCGGCCTGCTGTGCGGCCTGGCGGCAACGGCCGAGAACGGCAAAGGCGTTGCCGTCACGGCCGGTTAGTTCGACAACGATGTGGGGGTATTTTGGGGACATGGTTTGGTTTCCTCGCGGTAGTTGAAGCGACAACAGGCGTGATCTGCGGGCATAGTCCAGTCGTATTTCAACGAGTTCAAAAGGGCGCGATGACATGCCCGCGCCTGTTCGCGCAGCACGGCGTAGCGTAATCTGCGAGCCAGCCTATGATCAGTGCGCCTTCCGGCAACTTGGCCACCTCGTCGGCCAAGCGCGCCTGCTGCGGACGGCTATAGGCCACAACAGGCGCGCAGGCGCTAGGCGGGGTCTCAGAACTCACCATTGCGCAGGCGCTCAATAAGATCGTCGCGGCTGCGAGGGCGGCGGGTATCTATTTCCAGATTTTATTAACTCGGCGGTGAAGCCAGCACCCCAACCACCACCATTCCCGTCAGATGCCAAATCGCGGCCATCATGATCCCCATGTTAAACGCGAATTCATTGGCGCAGGATTGTGCAAAGAAGTCGCCCTCAAGGAACATGCAGGACCCTTTGCAGAGCTGGACAACCGGGCAGGCCATGCATTCGGGGCGGAAGGCAAAATGGGTGGCAGTATTCAGCGCAATTTCATCAAACGCTTCTACATGGCCAATTTTATGCGCCCCCTTAGCGCCGGTGTTCTGGCAGGTCATGACATTACCGCGCAGATCGACGGCGATGGTGTCTTCGCGGTCCATGCCGCATTTCTGGCCAAGGGCTTCGATTGGACGGCGGCGCTGGATGGAGGCGTAGAACTCGTCAAGGCGCGCGCCAAGGCCAAAGGCGTTTGGATCCTCAACCAGCGCCTCAAAGATTGACCTTGTGAGGCTGTTCAACTGCGCAGGCTCGAAACGCCCCGTACCAATGGCCGTCGCCGCATCATAAACGTTTACCACACCTTCCAGACCCACAAAGACATCCGAGCCAACCTTACCTGCGAACCAAGCCTTCAGCGCCGCAAGATCATGATGTGTGCGTGTCAGCACCGTATTGAAGGACGTCTTATCCGGGCGTTCGGCCAGCAAAGCCTCAATCCAGCCGCGCGTCTGCGGATCCGCAAGCGGATCAGGCCCGCGCAGATGCTGGCCGGGCCCGTCATGCGAGATCGTGATGGCAATGTCGTGCGCCGCGATGAAGTCCAGCTTTTCACGTGAGAGGAGCGATCCGTTGGTGATGATGGAGAAGCGTGCCGCCGGGAACCGCTCCGCCAGCGCGGGGATCAGCCGCCTAATCTTGGCCCAGTAGAGAAACGGCTCGCCACCCCAAAGCTCAATGCTTTCCGGGGCATCAGTGATCCAGCCGTCGAGCTGGACCAGAAAGTGTTCAACATCCACCAGTTTCGAGACAGTGGCATCCGCAATCTGGAACGCTTGGTTGCAATAGCTGCAAGCGTAGTTGCACGACAGACCCAGCTGGATTTTCAGAATACGGGGTGCGCGGGACTTGCCAAGGGGCTTGTCTTTCGCCACCCGCGGCGCGGGCGCGAAGATGCCGGGATCGACCGGCAACGGCAGCCCTTCGGCCTCAGAAGTGTGGGGGTTGTAGCGCATGGTGTGACGGCTGCCGTCACGCGCCTCAAGGGTCAGATCAAACCACATCAGTCAAATAACCTTTCTTCAAGATCGCTGGGCAAGGTGACGCGGAAGTTTGCGACGACCTGCACATGCGGTTTACTCCCCAGGTGGGGATGCTGGTTGTGGGGGATGTGAGAGGGAAAGAAGACCGAGAGCCCCGGCCTTGGATTAACCGAATAGCCGTGGCGGTCCTCAAACGGCAGCCGACCCTCGTCGAAGTAGCGCGAGGGATCCTCGATCACAAAGCGCGGGGAACCTGCGCTGTTGATCGGTTGCCCCGCACCGCCACCGGTCAGAAAGTGCACGCAGGTCAGATCGCCCTCGCGGCTGTCTTTGTGGGTAGAGATAAACGCGCCAGGCTGCATCACGAGGGCGCGGTTTTCGCAATGATCGGGATCAAGATATTGTGCCCAAGGACCAAGCATGGTTCTGGCACAGGTGAAGATATGCGCCTTCAGGGCTTGGCCCGCTTCGCTACGCTCCAGAATACCACGGACTCGGCGCTTGGCGGCGGAAGGGTTGGCCCCGTCCTCCAGCCCTGCGACGGCAATCGCCTCAGCGGCCAATTGCCGATTCACGGCCCAGTCGACGGGAGCCTCAAAAAAGGCGATGCGCGTTGGCCATAGATCGAGCGATGTGTTGCGAACTTCCATTCTTAACACCTGCAATTGCAGTTGCAGTTGAACGTCTTGCGGTTTGCCGTGACTGACACAGCACCTGACGTCCCTCCGCCGGAGAGGCTTTCGACGTAGCAGTTGCCCACATAAGCGCCAGCATAACCGCTTGCGCTGCCCGACACAGACGCACCAGCCGAAGGTGTACCATTTGTAATGGTCACCGCTGTGATGGTCCCAGATCCGATCGCGGGCTTATTGGCGATGCGCGACCAATCCACTGTACCGCTGTCATCAATCACGATGGTCGTTCCAACCTTATAGGCCATGTGCGCCTCCTGTCTCTTGATGTGCCAGGATCTCTGCGAGCCCGGCTTTGCAGTGAGAATTGGGAAGGGTGAGCGAACACAGGACCGGAATGCACATCCGCTCTTCACCCTCAAAATAGGTGCTGTCGTGGGGCACATGGCCCTCAAAAATCAGCATCGAGCCGGTTTTCGGCTCCACGGCGTACCAGCCGCCAATATAGGCATCGGGGTTTTTGCAGGGCCAAAGCCGCTTGCCAACATTGGCAGGATCGTAAAACCGTACGGCACCACGATGCAGGGAGGTTTCCGGGCAATCCACGTCCAGCACCACGCGCGGATAATAGGTGCAGACGATATCGGTCTGGATATGGGTATGGGCGTTGATGCCCACGTTCTCCCGCAAGCTGCGGCGCTGCCAGAAAGTGTCTGACATCATCTGAATGTCGCCCGCATGATCATAGCCATAGGCCAGCTGCAGATATTCCCGCA
Coding sequences within:
- a CDS encoding radical SAM protein, translated to MWFDLTLEARDGSRHTMRYNPHTSEAEGLPLPVDPGIFAPAPRVAKDKPLGKSRAPRILKIQLGLSCNYACSYCNQAFQIADATVSKLVDVEHFLVQLDGWITDAPESIELWGGEPFLYWAKIRRLIPALAERFPAARFSIITNGSLLSREKLDFIAAHDIAITISHDGPGQHLRGPDPLADPQTRGWIEALLAERPDKTSFNTVLTRTHHDLAALKAWFAGKVGSDVFVGLEGVVNVYDAATAIGTGRFEPAQLNSLTRSIFEALVEDPNAFGLGARLDEFYASIQRRRPIEALGQKCGMDREDTIAVDLRGNVMTCQNTGAKGAHKIGHVEAFDEIALNTATHFAFRPECMACPVVQLCKGSCMFLEGDFFAQSCANEFAFNMGIMMAAIWHLTGMVVVGVLASPPS
- a CDS encoding DUF262 and DUF1524 domain-containing protein, whose translation is MKASEANMLEFLKRSPQFVIPIYQRTYSWTERECQQLWDDIMRAGQRSDVLAHFVGSIVYVQAGLYQIINQSPLLVIDGQQRLTSVMLILEALARALGDEEPVDGFSSEKVRSYFLLNPLEKGDRRYKLLLTQGDRATLLAIMQQKPMPDDGSMRVMQNFAFFETRIAGMNGDLKALCEGLAKLMVVDISLTRDQDNPQLIFESMNSTGRELSQADLIRNFVLMGLEPDHQSQIYGDHWHPMEVSFPQDGYGAHFDAFMRHYLTLRTGEIPNLRDVYTAFKDYAREPIVATAGVDALVEDIHAFARHYSRMALGKEPDPDLAVAFRDLRELKVEVAFPFLLELYHDFVAGLLPKPDFLRAVRLIEAYVFRRAICAIPTNSLNKTFATFGRVLRKDRYLESIEAHFMTMPSYRRFPDDEEFRRGMALRDLYNFRSRSYWLRRLENFDRKERVAVDEYTIEHIMPQNENLSSAWRNALGPDWKRVQETLLHTVGNLTLTGYNAEYSDRPFPEKRDMHGGFRESPLRLNEGLAAIDTWNEDAIAKRAERLTGIAVKVWDAPQLSPSVLEGYLPQADRTTEYTLADHPTVDEGGLMQPLFQALRREILALDPCMTEEIVKSYIAFKAETNVVDVVAQARRLRLSLNMKFHDLRDPKGITRDMTSIGHYGNGDVEVAIKDLDELPYVIGLIRQSLEQQMVSSEE